The Pelagibius sp. CAU 1746 genomic sequence TGAACAGCCTGCTGCTGACCGGCGGCGCCGTGCTGCTCAGTACGGTGGTCGCAGTGCTCGCCGCCTATGCGATCGCGAGAATGCGCTTCCCCGGCCGCAACGTGCTCTTGGGCGTCAGCACGTCTCTCATGGTCGTGCCGCCCGTGACGATGATCGTTCCCCTCTTCGTGCTCTACACGCAGCTCGGGCTGATCAACACCTTCGGAGGAACGATCCTCATCTATGCGGGGCTCATCACGCCATTCGGCGTCTTCCTGCTCACGACGTTTTTCCGCACCTTGCCCAACGAACTCTTCGAGGCGGCGACCCTCGATGGAGCCGGTTCGTTTCGAACTCTCCTGAGCGTCGTCCTGCCGCTGTCGATGCCCGCGCTGCTGTCGCTGGTCGTGGTGAACGCGCTTTACGTCTGGAACGACCTGCTGGTGGCCATCATCTTCCTGCAGGACGACGACCGCCGGACGCTGATGGCCGGGATCAGCGTCTTTCAAGGGCGCTACAACAACAACGTGCCGCTGACCATGGCGGGCCTGACATTGGCCAGCCTGCCGATGCTCGCGCTTTACCTCGCGTTTCAGCGATACTTCATCCGCGGCCTCATGGCCGGCGCCGTCAAGTAAGGAGACTTAATGGAGGGACTAACGGCAAGCGCCGTGAGGAAGAGCTTCGGCGCCGAGCAAGTCATTAAGTCTGTCGATCTGAGCATCGAACCGGGTGAATTCGTGGTTTTCGTCGGTCCTTCCGGTTGCGGGAAATCGACGCTGCTTCGTATGATCGCCGGGCTCGAGAGCGTCACGGCGGGGCAGATTCATCTGAACGGCCGGCGGATCGATGGACTGGCGCCGGCCGACCGGCGGGTCA encodes the following:
- a CDS encoding carbohydrate ABC transporter permease, which translates into the protein MRPSWTHFPLALIGVIALAPSVFMVVTSLRSAGEYAARKVALPSDPSLGNYISALVEHPFLRWGLNSLLLTGGAVLLSTVVAVLAAYAIARMRFPGRNVLLGVSTSLMVVPPVTMIVPLFVLYTQLGLINTFGGTILIYAGLITPFGVFLLTTFFRTLPNELFEAATLDGAGSFRTLLSVVLPLSMPALLSLVVVNALYVWNDLLVAIIFLQDDDRRTLMAGISVFQGRYNNNVPLTMAGLTLASLPMLALYLAFQRYFIRGLMAGAVK